The DNA sequence CGGCCGCGCGCGCGACCACCGCGATCCCACCACGTCCCAACACCCGCGCCTGCGCCCCCGCCAGCAGGCGTCGCTGGCGCTCATCCAGGTGCGGCGACAGCACCGTGAACACCGCCGCCAACGCTGCCTCCGTGACCTCCATGCCAGGAACCCTACACCGGAGGAATAATCCGCTCACGAGCCCTAACCTCGATTCCCGGGAGCCCGTCTGGAGGGTATCGTCCGCGGCGGCGAAGGACCTGAAACGCTCGTGGCCACGGATGTCGTCGTCGCGTCCACCGCCTCAACTGGTCGACGTGAACGGCACAGGCCAGTCCGACAAGCGGTTTCGAGTGCCACGATCACCCCCGCCAGATCCCTCCTCGCGCTTCAGCCAGGTCATCCCTGCCCGAGCCCCTCGTCGGTCCGGTCTGGCGCAGCAGACTGATCGGCCCGCCGTTCCCACGGCATCCGCGTGACCGCGCCGGCCAAGGCGGCGTCCAACTCGCTCTCCCACAGGGGCCGTTGCGCCTGGGCAAGCACCCTGGCCAAGCCGGAGGCAGCACCCTTCCAGGTGATGCCGATCGCACCTGCGGCGGCTATGACAACGGCGGCGACCGTCGAGGCCGCATGCACCAGAAAGACGGTAGCGATGGCCCCGGCAATGACCACCGTCACCACCGTCGTCGTGATCCAGAAGCGGCTCAGGAAGCGCAACGTCAGCCGCCGGAGGTGGCCGAGGAGCTGGTCTGCGGCCCACAGGTAGTCGTCGGTGGACAGCAGGTCCAGGCAGTCCTTCTCGCCGGAGAGGACGGCGCGCCACAGCTGCCCTTGCCGGTGCAGCGCGCGGGTGACGCTCTCGCGGTCTCGCGCCGATCCCCAATTGACCGGTCGAGCTCGCGCCGGCCGGGGCCGCCTGGCCAACCACAAACCGGAGGCGAGCCGATGAGGTGCCGGTTCGGGTGCTGCACCACGACTCCTCCGAGTGGTCCCGGAAGCCTGGCCGTCCACTTCGGCGTCCGATGCCCGCCGGCCCTGGTCCATGGCCAGGCGCAGCTTCGGTGCTTCGCTCCAGGCCGTCCATGCCTGCAGCGACCCTCGGACGGCCTCGGTGGCGTGCGGTGGGAAGGCCGACTTCAGATCGGCCAGCCAACCAAGCAAGTTGGCTAGCCGGTAGCGAGCAAACGCCTGCTGAAAGGTCTGCGGGTCCCTGGCGTCGGGCACCAGGACGGTGTCAGCAAGGGCCCGGCCAAGCCCGTAGGCCTTGCCCAGGCGGAAGTCCGCCGCGGCCAGGGTCACCAGCAGCTGCCGATGCACCTCCACCACGGCCGCTTTGAGCTGTCTCTGCTGCCGCGTCTCGGCGTCCAGCAGCGACCGGATGGGGCCCGGGTCGGGTGGCCGCTGGCCGGAGTCGTCGAACCGCCAGATGCGCCGCAGGTCGTCCTGGACCTGCACTAAGAGCAGTCTGGCCCGGGACAGCGGGTCCAGTTCCCCAATGCCGACAAGCTTGTCCGCGCCAGCCTGCCGACGCTGCACTGAACCGGGGACGTTGGCGTGGAAGAGCTCCGCCATGTGCCACCCGAGCACGAATGCCGAGACGACGCCGTCCCGGGTGGCATGAGCTGGGCCGCCGGCCGACCATAGAGCCCCTGCCTCCACGGTGGTCCCGGCTGCTCCGGCGTCGGAGCTCTGACGGGTCTCGCGCTGTGTCATGACGTCCCCCGGTCGCCCTACCCGGCCGCGGCTCCCCGGCCAGTGGGATGGATCCTGCGGATGCTCGGGATATGGTGGCTAGAGCCGTGCCGTCCTACAAGGCGCCAGTGGGTGCGTGAGCTGCGACAATGTCATCATCAACCGCTCCAGGCTGGTCAAGCGCTGGCTGGCGGCCATCCGTGAGTCGTGATGCTGCACGGGCGCGCGACAGCTCCCACGACGAGCCGTGGAGGTGTGGGATGAGCTCAAAGCATCGCCGGCCAAAGTCCGACGTTGCTCATCCAGGGCGAGGTCCGGCAGGTGCACGCCTTCTTCCGCTATCGCACGCCGGACGCAGCTGGAGGTTGTCCCGCGGTTCGTAGATCTTGAGGTGGCGGTCCCCCACCTGAGTCCTGCCGTCTGCTAGGTCTCGGGTGATCCGCCAAGCGCACCACGAGGAAGGGGACCGCCATGGGCAAGCAGTACCAGACGACAGCCGCCGAGCAGACGCCGCCTGGGGCGATCAGCCGCCAGGACCGCGCAGCAGACAGGACACGGCCAGGGCGCGCCTGGCCACCGCCGCGGCCAGACTGCTGCAAGGTGACACTCCGCCGTCCAGCCGGCGCCTCGGCGCACTGCTCTCGTGCCTGAGATTTGGATGGTACGGAGTGAGGCCGGAGTTCCGCAGCTTGTAGCCACATGACCTTGCTTGATCTGCTGTGAACTGCACGAATGTTTGGGCGTTGGGGTCCAGGCGTGTGCCCACGAACTACTGTGCTTCCTGGTCAACGCCTCATATGCCCACTGGCTATGGGATTTGGGCGATAGGTTCGCGATGAGTGCGGCGCACACGATCGCGGTAGAGACGGGGAGAAGCCTGAACCCGACGGCACGATCATGGCGACCGTCCTCATCCGCATACCCTCCTCTCGGTGCTGTGACCGGAGTCTCACGGCCCGGCAGTAACCACGATGCGGCCGGTCATCTGCGGGTGCAGCGTGCAGGCGTAGTCGTAGCTGCCGGGCTGGTCGAAGGTGTGGTTGAAGGTCCCCGAGGCCTGGGGCTTGCCGGAGGAGAAGCCGTCGCCCTTGACGTCGTGCGGCACGTCGCCATCTTGGAAGATCCAGGTGACCCTGGTGCCGGCGGGGACCTGGATCGCCGCTGGCGAGAACCTCATCTGCTTGGCGACGACCTGGGTCACGCCCTTGGCGGGCGGGTCGCTGGCCGCGGCGTCCTGCCCGCGGTCGGCGGCGCAGCCGGCGAGCAGCGCGGCGGCGAGCAGCAGCGCGGGCGGGAGCTGATGGCGTGGTCGCATGGGCCGAAGCCTCCTTCGGTGATCGGTCCGGTTGCCCTTGTCACGGGCCTGGTTGCCGGCCGGCCGCCTGGCCGGCGGGAGTGGGTGGCAGGCGCAACAGCCGGGCGGTCCAGGTCGGCAGCCACCAGTTCCAGCGGCCGAACAGGACGACCGCGGCGGGCATGAGCAGGGCGCGCAGCACGGTGGCGTCCAGCAGGATGCCGGCGCCAAGGCCGGTGGCCATGATCTTCACGCCCACGGCGGGCACGCTGGCGAGCGCGGCGAAGGTGAGGAACAGGATCAGGGCGGCGCCGGTGACCAGCCGCCCGACGCGGCCAAGGCCCTGGACGACCGCGGCGTGGGTGGACCCGGTCTGGTCGTAGGCCTCGCGCATGCGGGCCAGCAGGAAGACCTCGTAGTCCATGGACAGCCCGTACAGGAACGCGAAGGTCATGAGCGGCACCCACGGCACGATCGCGCCGGTGGCGTCGATGCCCCAGATGGCGCTGGACCCGTAGCCGTGCTGCCAGACCAGCACCAGCACGCCGTAGGCGGCGCCGATGGACAGCAGGTTGAGCACGACCGCCTTGGCGGGCAGCAGCAGCGAGCGGAACGCCCGTGCCAGCAGCACGAAGGTGGCCAGGGCGACGACCGCGAGCATGACCGGGAAGGCGCCGTAGACCGCGTGGGTTGCGTCGATGTCGAGCGCACCGGTGCCGCCGACCTGCACCCCCGGCAGCGCGGCGGCGGCGTCCCGGACCCGCTCGACCGTGGCCCTGCCGGCGTCGGTGCTGGTCTCGGCGGCCGGCAGGACGCTGACCAGCGCAGTGCCGTCGCGCCGCCAGCCCGGACCCCGCGGGGCCACCGCGGCGTGCACGCCCGGCACCTGGGCCATGCGGGCAGCCGTCCCCGCCGGGTCGACCCCGGCCGGCACCAGCACCTCGATCGGGGTCAGGACACCGCTCGGCACCCCGCCGGCCTTCAGCGCGACCAGGCCGGCGCGGGCGGGGCCGGTCCCCATTAGCGAGTCGGCCGTCGGCTGCCCGAGCCGCAGGCCGAGGGCTGCCACGCCGAGCGGGACCAGGATCACCAGGGCTGCCAGGACGGCCAGCCAGGGGCGGTGGGTCACCCCGGTCGCCCAGCGCGTCCACAGGCGCCCCGACCGGCCCGAGGTGTCACGCCCGCGCCGGGACCGGTCCAGCCGTGGGCCGACCGTGGCCAGCAGCACCGGCAGCAGGGTGAGGGTCACCAGCGTCGAGACCAGCGGGATCAGCATGCTGCCGAAGCCGACGCTGCGCAGGAACAGGACCGGCACGACGGCCAGGACGGCCAGGCTGACCGCGACCGTAGCGGCGCTGAAGACGACCGCGCGGCCCGCGCTGGCCAGCGCCAGGTGGACGGCCGCCTCACGGTCGTGGCCGGCGGCGCGCTCCTCCCGCCAGCGGGTCACCACCAGCAGCGAGTAGTCGATCGCCACGCCCAGCCCGATCAAGGCGACCAGATACTGGATGATGAAGTTGACGTCGGTGACCGCGGTGAGGGCGAGGATCACCAAGAACGTGCCCAGGATGGAGAAGAGCGCCACGACCAGCGGCACGAACGCCAGCAGGGAGCCGAACACGAACGCGAGCACCACCAGCGCACCCAGCCCGCCGAGCAGCGTCTCCACGAGCACGCCGCTCTCCCGGCCGGCGACGGCCTGAGTCGACAGCTCCTCCAGCCCGGTCACCTGTACGGTCGTGCCAGGCGGCAGGGCGCGGCGGAGCGCGTCCGCGATGCCCGGGGCGAGGGTGGGGTCGGGCCCCTGCTGGGCTCGGTAGGGTGGGAACACCACCGCGAAGGTCGTCCGCCCGTCAGCGGTGACCAGCTCGCGGTCGCCGGTGGACGCGTAGGACAGCACCCGCAGGCGGGCGCGCGGATCGGCCGCCAGCCGGTCGAGCGTCTGACCGAGCGCGGCGCGAACGCCGGGGCTGTCCACGGTCGTGCCCGCCGGCAGCGTCACGACCGGCACCAGCGGGTTGGCCGGCCCGCCGTTCCCGTACGTCTTCAGGATCGCGACGTTGGCTTCGTAGCCGGGCTGGCCTGGAAAGGAGAAGTCCTGGCCGAGCCGGTCGGGCACCCGCGACGACGCCGCCCCGCCGGCGACCAGGACGGCCAGCCAGAACAGCACGACGGCGGCCTTGTGGCGCAGCACAAACCTCGACAGCCTCAGCATTGCGGAGCGTCTCCTTCCCGGGCGGCGTGGTTGCCGCCAAGGACGCTACGGAGCGCCACCCGCAGCCGTCGTCCCACCAGGGGTGATGGTTGCTACGCCGGCTGGTGGAGGCCGGCTGCCCCGGTGGGTGCACGCAGTCCGGCGGTCACAGCCAACCCGGGCGGACCAGTCCGGTCTCGTAGGCGAGCACCACGAGCTGCGCGCGGTCGTGCGCCGCGAGCTTGCTCATGATGCGGCTCACGTGCGTCTTGACGGTTGCCGGGCTCATGAACAGCCGTTGGGCGATGTCGTCGTTGGCCAGCCCCTCGCCCACCAGCGCCAGCACCTCCCGCTCCCGGTCGGTGAGCACCGTCAGCCGGCAGCGGCCGCGCCGCGCCCGCCACCGTCAGCTGGACTCGCACCCCGGCGCTGGTGGCCATGCCCACCAGCTCATCGAGCTGGTGGAGGCCGGGCAGCGGGCCGCGCGGCGCGGCCCCCTCGCGCAGCATCGCCACGGTGGCCTTCAGCTCGGCCATCGCCTCCCGGCTCGCGACCCGGATCGCCCGGACAGCCTGCCTGGCCACCTCCGGGCAGGCCTCGCAGCCGTCGAGCGCCTCGTCGGCCACCCCGGCCTGGATCGCGATCACCGCGATCGTGTGCGCGGTCACGTCGTGCAGGTCCCGCGCCAGCCGCAGCCGCTCCTCGCCAGCGTGCCGGCGCGCCGTCTCCTCACGGGTCCGCTCGGCCTCGACCACCCGCCGCTCGGTCTCAGCCAGGTAGTCTCGCCGCCCACGGGCCACCTCACCTATCGCCACGGCCAGCGCCACGATCAGCACCGACACGCCGACCTCGGCCGGCGTGCCCGGGTCGCGCGCCAGCAGCGCCCAGACGGCCAGCGCCGCCGCGAGCACAGCGGCAGCCAGCTGGGCGAGGGCGCGGCGGCCGGTGGCCGCCGCGGTGTACAGCGCGATCAGCGGCGCAAGCCAGATCAGCCCGAGCGGATACCCCAGGCTGACCGATACCGCGGTCACCGCAGACGTGATCAGCAGGACGATCGCTGGCCGCCGCCGCCGCGTCCCCAGCGCCGC is a window from the Actinomycetes bacterium genome containing:
- a CDS encoding ISAzo13 family transposase; protein product: MEVTEAALAAVFTVLSPHLDERQRRLLAGAQARVLGRGGIAVVARAA
- a CDS encoding MMPL family transporter, with translation MLRLSRFVLRHKAAVVLFWLAVLVAGGAASSRVPDRLGQDFSFPGQPGYEANVAILKTYGNGGPANPLVPVVTLPAGTTVDSPGVRAALGQTLDRLAADPRARLRVLSYASTGDRELVTADGRTTFAVVFPPYRAQQGPDPTLAPGIADALRRALPPGTTVQVTGLEELSTQAVAGRESGVLVETLLGGLGALVVLAFVFGSLLAFVPLVVALFSILGTFLVILALTAVTDVNFIIQYLVALIGLGVAIDYSLLVVTRWREERAAGHDREAAVHLALASAGRAVVFSAATVAVSLAVLAVVPVLFLRSVGFGSMLIPLVSTLVTLTLLPVLLATVGPRLDRSRRGRDTSGRSGRLWTRWATGVTHRPWLAVLAALVILVPLGVAALGLRLGQPTADSLMGTGPARAGLVALKAGGVPSGVLTPIEVLVPAGVDPAGTAARMAQVPGVHAAVAPRGPGWRRDGTALVSVLPAAETSTDAGRATVERVRDAAAALPGVQVGGTGALDIDATHAVYGAFPVMLAVVALATFVLLARAFRSLLLPAKAVVLNLLSIGAAYGVLVLVWQHGYGSSAIWGIDATGAIVPWVPLMTFAFLYGLSMDYEVFLLARMREAYDQTGSTHAAVVQGLGRVGRLVTGAALILFLTFAALASVPAVGVKIMATGLGAGILLDATVLRALLMPAAVVLFGRWNWWLPTWTARLLRLPPTPAGQAAGRQPGP
- a CDS encoding cupredoxin domain-containing protein produces the protein MRPRHQLPPALLLAAALLAGCAADRGQDAAASDPPAKGVTQVVAKQMRFSPAAIQVPAGTRVTWIFQDGDVPHDVKGDGFSSGKPQASGTFNHTFDQPGSYDYACTLHPQMTGRIVVTAGP